atcctcggtacATGCGTGAAGGTTACCCTTTGAAAATTCGAGAGGAGTTCATTGAGCTGCtgatgatacggcttcattttctcgtctctgaccttccattctccgtTTGCTTGTGATAcaaccaggttggaatctccgacGACTTCTAGCACCTTGACCCCAATCTCCAACGCGGCTTCCATTCCCACAATAcatgcttcgtactcagcttcgttgttcgtaactttgaagttcaac
The sequence above is drawn from the Rhododendron vialii isolate Sample 1 chromosome 6a, ASM3025357v1 genome and encodes:
- the LOC131328473 gene encoding uncharacterized protein LOC131328473, whose translation is MEAALEIGVKVLEVVGDSNLVVSQANGEWKVRDEKMKPYHQQLNELLSNFQRVTFTHVPRMKNRFADALATLASMLELPIRVKLRPVMIEQRGKHVYDYVMSIDEPDDGLP